One segment of Castanea sativa cultivar Marrone di Chiusa Pesio chromosome 3, ASM4071231v1 DNA contains the following:
- the LOC142629961 gene encoding glycosyl hydrolase 5 family protein-like → MAQHYFFSSLLPLLSLLAIFSNVISQSKPVMAVTLHTNSRWIVNEAGQRVKLACVNWVSHMDPMVAEGLNKQPLDAISKRIVSMGFNCVRFTWPLYLVTNDSLASLTVRQSFQRLGLSQYIAGIQANNPSIIDVPLIRAFRAVVSNLGANNLMVILDNHVSKPGWCCSENDGNGFFGDKYFNPDLWIKGLTMMATMFKGVANVVGMSLRNEPRGPRQNAPDWYRYMPKAAEAVHLANPNVLVILSGMSYDTDLSFLQNRSVKLTFTRKLVFEVHRYGFTDTNIWKYNNPNQACAEVVDKIMRSAGFLLEQGYPLFFSEFGMDLRGNDGLLNQYMNCFFALAADLDFDWNLWTLGGSYYINQGITELEEYYGLLLWNSNEPRNSSFVERLSAIQTPFQGLGLPETNPHQVIFHPSTGLCVQRKSQLEPLRLGPCKDSEAWSYTPQKILSLKGKNLCLQVDGLGKPVKLGNICSDSGSQWETISDSKLHLSSTIGNATTLCLDVDSGHTVITNTCYCVSIGRTCNPESQWFKLIRSSRSPSSKKS, encoded by the exons ATGGCACAACACTACTTTTTCTCCTCCTTGCTCCCTCTTCTATCTCTTCTAGCAATCTTCTCTAATGTCATATCCCAAAGCAAGCCTGTAATGGCTGTAACACTACACACCAATTCACGGTGGATTGTTAACGAAGCCGGGCAACGAGTGAAGCTAGCATGTGTGAATTGGGTGTCACATATGGACCCTATGGTAGCTGAGGGCCTCAACAAGCAGCCCTTGGATGCTATCTCCAAGAGGATTGTTTCTATGGGATTTAATTGTGTTAGGTTCACGTGGCCACTATATTTAGTCACTAATGACTCATTGGCTTCACTCACTGTAAGACAGTCCTTTCAGAGACTAGGTCTATCGCAATACATTGCTGGCATCCAAGCCAACAACCCCTCCATCATTGATGTTCCTCTTATAAGAGCCTTTCGG GCAGTGGTATCCAACCTTGGGGCCAACAATTTAATGGTAATATTGGATAATCATGTAAGCAAGCCCGGTTGGTGTTGTAGCGAAAATGATGGCAATGGTTTCTTTGGTGACAAGTATTTCAACCCAGACCTCTGGATTAAAGGACTAACTATGATGGCCACCATGTTTAAAGGTGTAGCCAATGTGGTTGGAATGAGTCTAAGGAATGAGCCTCGAGGCCCTAGACAGAACGCCCCTGATTGGTACAG GTACATGCCGAAAGCAGCAGAAGCAGTGCACTTAGCAAACCCGAATGTTCTTGTTATTCTCTCAGGCATGAGTTACGACACAGACTTGTCATTCCTCCAAAACCGATCAGTGAAACTCACATTCACTAGAAAACTAGTATTTGAGGTGCATAGGTATGGATTTACAGATACCAACATATGGAAATATAACAACCCGAACCAAGCGTGTGCGGAAGTGGTAGATAAAATCATGAGATCGGCAGGATTTTTGTTGGAGCAAGGGTATCCATTGTTTTTCAGTGAGTTTGGGATGGACCTAAGAGGTAACGATGGACTTCTCAACCAGTACATGAATTGCTTCTTTGCATTGGCAGCAGATCTTGACTTTGATTGGAACCTATGGACACTTGGTGGGAGTTATTATATTAATCAAGGAATCACTGAATTAGAAGAATACTATGGTCTGCTTCTTTGGAATTCGAATGAGCCCAGAAATTCAAGCTTTGTGGAGAGACTCTCAGCTATCCAGACTCCTTTTCAAG GGCTAGGTCTACCAGAAACTAATCCACACCAAGTAATTTTCCACCCATCAACAGGTCTCTGTGTCCAAAGAAAATCACAACTTGAACCATTGAGACTGGGGCCTTGCAAAGACTCTGAAGCCTGGAGCTATACCccacaaaaaattttatcattgaaaggaaaaaatttgTGCTTACAAGTAGATGGATTGGGGAAGCCAGTGAAACTCGGTAACATTTGCAGTGACTCTGGTTCACAATGGGAAACCATCTCTGATTCTAAGTTGCATCTCTCGTCAACAATTGGCAATGCCACTACCCTTTGCCTAGATGTTGATTCTGGCCATACCGTCATCACAAACACTTGCTATTGTGTAAGTATAGGTAGAACATGTAACCCAGAGAGCCAGTGGTTCAAGCTGATTAGAAGCTCAAGAAGTCCAAGTTCTAAAAAATCTTAG